A region of Lycium barbarum isolate Lr01 chromosome 3, ASM1917538v2, whole genome shotgun sequence DNA encodes the following proteins:
- the LOC132631149 gene encoding uncharacterized protein LOC132631149 codes for MDNIPMEERIGIASMQFEGEAVQWHLSYMEYRQYLQPPSWTEYVMALMDYDDLMEELKKVTQTGNVKDYQAAFEKNLTRVNLSQENAISCFLGGLKHELNMAVKLTNPKTLSEVYKTARMQEAYLAAIRMGGTGVQVQPANRRYTDHRFSSKPPLLSTPATGNAVPYKGINRRTLSVEEMNEKRAKGLCYFCNEKYTPGHKCKNLKQLYLLELEETIPVVEEPIEDEVMKVEDQGLEVQAHSLQQMEISVHALNGTLGYRTMRVTGYHAKKPLHILIATGSSHNFIDPSVVMKLGCTIKPTIPDVVSATNGNAMRVDKMCTISWLLQGVEFLADFLLLPLGSCSVVLGVRWLLTLGDIKMNFKKLTMEFWYKGRKHCLRGAGTQITSPGAGKLAKASGNQAELCMIQVVPSMSSGMQWYAIETKANPTIDIRLLDLLSEFKLLFEEPKQLPPSRGVFDHRIVLKNGTEPINKRPYRYPSVKKDIIEELVQQMLDQGIIQPSCSPFASPVVLVGKKDGSWRMCVDYRDLNKFTVKNKFPIPIVEDLLDELEGSKIFSKIDLRSGYHQLRMAIEDVPKTTFRTHSRHFEYLVMPFGI; via the coding sequence ATGGATAATATTCCTATGGAGGAAAGAATAGGTATTGCATCAATGCAATTTGAAGGAGAGGCAGTGCAATGGCATCTGTCCTACATGGAGTACAGGCAATATTTGCAACCTCCATCATGGACTGAATATGTCATGGCTTTGATGGACTATGATGACCTAATGGAGGAACTCAAGAAGGTAACACAAACTGGCAATGTAAAGGACTATCAAGCTGCTTTTGAGAAAAATTTGACAAGAGTTAACCTATCTCAGGAAAATGCTATTAGTTGTTTTCTTGGAGGGTTAAAACATGAGCTTAATATGGCTGTGAAGTTAACTAACCCCAAGACATTATCTGAAGTATACAAGACTGCAAGAATGCAAGAAGCTTATCTTGCAGCCATCAGAATGGGTGGCACAGGAGTCCAAGTTCAGCCTGCAAATAGGAGGTATACAGATCACAGGTTTTCATCTAAACCTCCATTATTATCAACTCCTGCAACTGGTAATGCAGTGCCATATAAAGGGATAAATAGAAGAACATTGAGTGTggaggaaatgaatgaaaagaggGCCAAAGGACTGTGTTATTTCTGTAATGAGAAATATACTCCTGGTCATAAGTGCAAGAATTTGAAACAATTATATTTGTTAGAGTTGGAGGAAACCATACCAGTAGTAGAAGAACCCATAGAAGATGAAGTGATGAAAGTGGAGGATCAAGGGTTGGAAGTGCAAGCTCACAGTTTACAACAAATGGAGATATCAGTACATGCACTAAATGGCACACTTGGATATAGAACTATGAGAGTAACTGGTTATCATGCCAAGAAACCATTACACATTTTAATAGCTACTGGAAGTTCTCACAATTTTATTGATCCTAGTGTTGTCATGAAGTTGGGTTGCACTATCAAACCTACTATACCAGATGTAGTATCTGCAACTAATGGAAATGCTATGAGAGTGGACAAAATGTGTACCATTTCCTGGTTACTACAAGGGGTTGAATTTTTAGCTGACTTTTTGCTATTACCCTTGGGATCTTGCAGTGTAGTTCTAGGGGTTCGGTGGCTTTTGACATTGGGTGATATCAAGATGAATTTCAAGAAACTAACTATGGAATTCTGGTACAAAGGAAGGAAACATTGCCTCAGGGGAGCTGGCACTCAAATCACTTCACCAGGAGCTGGGAAATTGGCTAAAGCTTCAGGTAATCAAGCTGAACTATGCATGATACAAGTTGTTCCATCCATGAGCAGTGGTATGCAGTGGTATGCTATAGAAACTAAGGCTAATCCAACTATTGATATTAGATTACTAGATCTATTATCTGAGTTTAAACTACTATTTGAGGAACCTAAGCAACTTCCTCCATCCAGAGGTGTCTTTGACCATAGAATAGTGTTAAAAAATGGTACTGAACCAATAAATAAGAGACCATATAGGTACCCCTCTGTTAAGAAGGATATCATTGAAGAGTTAGTGCAACAAATGTTAGATCAAGGCATCATACAACCTAGTTGCAGCCCATTTGCTTCTCCTGTGGTGTTAGTGGGAAAAAAAGATGGTTCATggagaatgtgtgttgactatagAGACCTCAACAAATTCACTGTAAAGAATAAATTTCCTATTCCCATTGTAGAGGACCTATTGGATGAATTGGAGGGTTCTAAaatcttttctaagattgatctAAGGTCAGGATATCACCAACTGAGAATGGCAATAGAGGATGTGCCCAAAACAACTTTTAGAACACATTCAAGACATTTTGAATACCTGGTCATGCCTTTTGGCATTTGA
- the LOC132631873 gene encoding uncharacterized protein LOC132631873 — protein sequence MPNLSSLLLLLSSNLFLQSTLALSLTLLLHFLNIPSFFLSGLFTYVHPDDVTPNNGGVRAAIRRPGTNDSELIKPRKKSKERFEFDENKAQIFRLKLSDGHLQTRIYFKEFRGCFNSIVVSLSCLLLHRLLKESEESGVLKNGSFIPVLLGFVAVCRVSVLILKVSFERSASKLAEKHLGVVLGVFGFVLALAFVHGVVPKWILDVHFEQVHGFEKLFIAVFMGCVSCFLYMPAVRIAHAFWLGTDQLRCNLPIISCGWFARLLLHANYLFMVLTSMLWVKPFADLLLIDQDKASVEHVRELVGNVGMQKSEFSRFRVWCLLVSGLLQIVSLRANVQMYLNEAVLCWYQRLHASKVPDLAYSRAKVFLHNHFVCLVVLQFFLPATMVLLFLGLSQLGDDLLTNFQGICSLFPCSMLDKEVALFMAWWVLFVWTIYSSATLALFRQGILYVS from the coding sequence ATGCCCAATTTATCATCTTTACTGCTACTTTTATCATCCAATCTCTTTCTGCAATCAACACTAGCTCTCTCACTCACTCTTTTACTCCATTTCCTTAACATTCCCTCATTTTTCCTCTCTGGTCTCTTCACTTATGTCCATCCAGATGATGTTACGCCCAACAATGGTGGTGTTAGAGCAGCCATTCGTAGACCAGGTACTAATGATTCTGAACTCATCAAACCAAGAAAGAAATCTAAGGAAAGATTTGAGTTTGATGAGAATAAAGCTCAGATCTTTAGGCTAAAGCTTAGTGATGGTCATCTTCAAACAAGGATTTATTTTAAGGAATTTAGGGGTTGTTTTAATTCTATTGTTGTTTCTCTTTCTTGTTTGTTGCTTCATAGATTGTTGAAGGAATCCGAGGAGTCTGGTGTGTTAAAGAATGGTTCTTTTATTCCTGTTTTGTTAGGATTTGTGGCTGTTTGTAGGGTTTCTGTTTTGATTCTAAAGGTTTCTTTTGAAAGATCTGCATCTAAGCTGGCTGAGAAGCACTTGGGTGTTGTTTTAGGGGTTTTTGGTTTTGTTTTGGCGCTTGCGTTTGTACATGGGGTTGTTCCTAAATGGATTCTTGATGTTCATTTTGAACAAGTTCATGGGTTTGAGAAGTTGTTTATTGCAGTTTTTATGGGCTGCGTTTCGTGTTTTTTGTATATGCCAGCAGTCAGAATTGCTCATGCTTTTTGGCTTGGAACTGACCAGCTTCGTTGCAATTTGCCTATTATTTCTTGTGGATGGTTTGCGCGATTGCTTCTTCATGCTAACTATTTGTTCATGGTTTTGACCTCAATGCTTTGGGTAAAACCGTTTGCTGACTTGCTACTTATTGATCAAGATAAGGCGTCTGTTGAACATGTTAGGGAGTTGGTTGGAAATGTGGGTATGCAGAAGTCGGAATTCAGTAGATTTAGGGTGTGGTGTTTGTTGGTTTCGGGCCTATTGCAGATTGTATCTTTGCGTGCAAACGTGCAGATGTACTTGAACGAAGCGGTATTGTGTTGGTACCAGAGACTGCACGCTAGCAAAGTTCCTGACTTAGCTTATAGTAGGGCCAAGGTGTTCTTGCACAATCACTTTGTATGCCTTGTGGTTCTGCAATTCTTTTTGCCCGCAACAATGGTACTTCTCTTCCTTGGCTTGTCTCAACTTGGGGATGATTTGCTTACTAATTTCCAAGGGATATGTAGCCTCTTTCCTTGTTCGATGCTAGACAAAGAGGTGGCTTTGTTTATGGCCTGGTGGGTTCTCTTTGTTTGGACAATATATTCTTCAGCCACACTTGCTCTCTTTAGACAGGGAATCTTGTATGTCTCTTGA
- the LOC132631874 gene encoding uncharacterized protein LOC132631874 encodes MDPNKKDVKGKYESSGSMSWTNERHVHYLNSIEASFVRAMLENNNAPLLPLDRHLPDSTDSTLDTPKQRRRRFSTSDINMSSGSRIDIEKKTRRLSSQSSDISSQDQVVPQYKQGRGGGDAGGHPDVPLI; translated from the exons atggatccAAACAAGAAGGATGTTAAAGGTAAATATGAGTCAAGTGGTAGTATGTCCTGGACAAATGAAAGACATGTTCATTACTTGAATTCCATTGAAGCTTCGTTTGTTAGAGCCATGTTGGAGAATAACAACGCCCCACTTCTTCCGTTGGACCGCCATTTGCCGGATAGTACAGATTCAACCCTTGATACACCTAAACAAAGACGACGCAGATTTTCTACTTCTG ATATCAACATGAGCAGCGGAAGCAGAATAGACATTGAGAAGAAAACTAGAAGACTGTCATCCCAATCATCCGATATTTCCTCACAAGATCAG GTGGTCCCACAATATAAGCAGGGAAGAGGAGGTGGGGATGCTGGAGGTCACCCTGATGTTCCTCTCATTTAG